In one Lycorma delicatula isolate Av1 chromosome 5, ASM4794821v1, whole genome shotgun sequence genomic region, the following are encoded:
- the LOC142325681 gene encoding uncharacterized protein LOC142325681, producing the protein MTQHSPLPPLLSPPKNIVVPGLIFCFVFTCLSIYCSIHVQFGYHMFCLNLKNNVLDTSNNLYVWDYFLVRCAYSENLSTGGKSLGKDLLYLDIACEYLTRIILPPVEDTSATYKTSKSNDFVKSVKNSIMKQMNVDNTQSGSSKSIRLPIHQESTIDIMHPDGVDKLAESYKLNQNELSGFVKKTIMTQMGFIQLGSVSSSPELEKSAFSISQTESGNTDTTSVKNNKPNENELLNFANSSTERCMIGQRGLIKSGTIESSSQEVNAVNKMQDGFSDNSFIRNIISQIELPQTDSGIFGLSRKEEKAIIITQTESRNSDTTSVNKPN; encoded by the exons atGACTCAACATTCGCCTTTGCCTCCACT GTTAAGTCCACCAAAGAACATAGTGGTACCAggtttaatattctgttttgtttttacttgcCTATCAATATATTGTAGCATTCATGTTCAATTTGGATATCACATGTTTTgcctcaatttaaaaaataatgttttagatACTTCAAATAATCTTTATGTTTGGGATTATTTTCTTGTGAG gTGCGCATACTCTGAAAATTTAAGCACTGGAGGAAAATCACTTGGAAAGGATCTTTTATACTTGGATATAGCTTGC gaatattTAACCAGAATTATTCTACCACCAGTAGAGGATACATCTGCAACTTATAAAACAAGTAAGagtaatgattttgttaaatctgTCAAAAATTCTATAATGAAACAGATGAATGTTGATAATACACAATCTGGGTCATCTAAATCTATAAGATTACCAATCCACCAAGAAAGTACAATTGACATAATGCACCCTGATGGTGTAGACAAGCTGGCTGAAAGTTACAAACTCAATCAGAATGAGTTATCTGGATTTGTCAAAAAGACCATAATGACTCAGATGGGCTTCATTCAACTAGGGTCTGTTTCATCTTCACCAGAGTTGGAAAAAAGTGCATTTTCTATATCTCAAACTGAAAGTGGTAATACAGACAcaacatctgtaaaaaataacaagcCAAATGAAAATGAACTATTAAATTTTGCTAATAGTAGTACTGAAAGATGTATGATTGGCCAGCGTGGCCTAATAAAATCTGGCACAATTGAATCTTCAAGTCAAGAAGTAAATGCTGTTAATAAAATGCAAGATGGATTTTCAGATAATAGTTTTATAAGGAATATTATATCACAGATCGAATTGCCTCAAACAGATTCTGGAATATTTGGATTATCaaggaaagaagaaaaagcaattattattactcaaaCTGAAAGTCGTAATAGTGACACAACATCTGTAAATAagccaaattaa